One Amblyomma americanum isolate KBUSLIRL-KWMA chromosome 8, ASM5285725v1, whole genome shotgun sequence DNA window includes the following coding sequences:
- the LOC144102792 gene encoding uncharacterized protein LOC144102792: protein MPQDAGAEQAAPAAGHWQHHREPRTFAGRSGEDVDEWLTKYERMSRYNGWDATVRLANVVFFLEATALIWFDNHEDSLTTWERFTEEIKICFGDGSAKKKRAEQTLLQRAQLSGETCTMYSEEIVKLCRLVNPRMSEEDKVGHLLKGIAEDVYNFLISKDSLKWTADLIKHCRAFEALKLRRIVPKFGRLTNVTSIASVDVAAPVSMADMIRYIVREELLRYQDPLRRDDAQQDGCALQAEPATPSTSWVPAGVSQNFADPARYSRPTSLWEDGVPTQAIWRDKSL from the coding sequence ATGCCTCAGGACGCCGGCGCCGAGCAAGCAGCACCCGCGGCGGGCCACTGGCAGCATCACCGCGAACCGCGCACCTTTGCTGGAAGGTCCGGTGAAGACGTCGACGAGTGGTTGACTAAATACGAGCGGATGAGTCGCTATAATGGTTGGGATGCCACAGTGAGGCTAGCCAACGTCGTATTCTTTTTGGAAGCGACAGCGCTAATTTGGTTTGATAACCATGAAGACTCTCTTACCACGtgggaacgttttacagaagagATAAAGATATGTTTTGGTGACGGCTCTGCCAAAAAGAAACGCGCCGAACAGACGTTGCTTCAACGGGCCCAATTATCTGGTGAGACTTGCACCATGTACAGTGAAGAAATCGTAAAGTTGTGCAGGCTAGTGAACCCGCGGATGTCTGAAGAAGATAAGGTCGGACATTTACTTAAAGGGATTGCTGAAGATGTATACAACTTCCTTATTAGCAAAGACAGCTTGAAGTGGACGGCCGACCTCATCAAGCATTGCAGAGCGTTCGAGGCTTTGAAGCTTCGTCGTATTGTGCCGAAATTTGGGCGCCTGACGAATGTCACCTCCATCGCTAGCGTTGACGTCGCTGCTCCAGTGTCAATGGCTGACATGATTCGCTacattgtgcgcgaggaactcctCCGGTATCAAGACCCTCTGCGCCGGGATGACGCCCAGCAAGATGGTTGCGCATTGCAGGCAGAGCCCGCAACACCATCTACTTCTTGGGTTCCAGCTGGCGTTTCGCAGAACTTCGCCGACCCCGCGAGGTACAGTCGGCCTACCAGTCTGTGGGAAGACGGCGTGCCTACACAGGCGATTTGGCGCGACAAAAGCCTCTAG